The Drosophila biarmipes strain raj3 chromosome 4, RU_DBia_V1.1, whole genome shotgun sequence genome includes a window with the following:
- the LOC108031487 gene encoding sodium/potassium-transporting ATPase subunit alpha isoform X2 — protein sequence MSLKKKGKKGTGKRNKKDIQSFKKDVETDNHKISVDELLERLKTDRNMGLSYSEAKLRLEVNGPNILSPQPPTPKWIVFLKTMFGGFAILLWTGSFLCFTGYLIQLQTQHEPPDDNLYLGIALAVLVVVTGLFTYFQVHKSSSIMDSFKNLVPQYATVIREGEISTVTSDEIVKGDIVEVKFGDRVPADIRILEAHGLKVDNSSLTGESEPQVRSAEFTHENPLETRNLAFFSTNVLEGTCRGVVIATGDNTVMGRIANLAAGLDDAQSPISREIQLFIRFITIFAVILGLSFFGISLMLGYGFIDAVVFLIGIIVANVPEGLLVTVTVCLTLTAKRMASKNCLVKNLEAVETLGSTSTICSDKTGTLTQNRMTVAHLWYDRTITESDTTESFRGSHFKIEDKSFNALVMCAALCNSAEFKGGQEDTPVFKKDVNGNASEAALLKFAETILEGVGAVRQKHIKLTEIPFNSTEKYQVSVHEFNSSDGYFIVEMKGAPERILDRCDMIIIQGESVELTPTLRTEFEEAYLEMGGMGERVLGFADLKLSMSQYPISYEFSTEPPNFPLENLRFLGLISLIDPPRAAVPDAVAKCRSAGVRVIMVTGDHPITAKAIARSVGIITKPTAEDIAKQLGVHVNEVDPRQATAIVVHGGELREMKGEELDAVIYYHNEIVFARTSPQQKLIIVEACQRRGEIVAVTGDGVNDSPALKRADIGVAMGISGSDVSKQAADMILLDDNFASIVVGIEEGRIIFDNLKKSIAYTLTSNLPEIMPFLCFVMFDIPLALGTIAILCIDIGTDMLPAISLAYEKAESDIMSRMPRDPFEDRLVNKKLILMAYLQIGIIQTVACYFTFFAIMAEHGFPPSRLVGIRGAWDAKEVEDLADGYGQEWTYRERKVLEYTAGTGFFVSIVVTQVFDLLICKTRRNSILQQGMGNHVLNFALVLEIIIACLLCYVPVFEKTLRMYSIKFIWWIYAFPFGLLIFFFDEGRRFLIRKNPGGWVEQETYY from the exons atgtcattaaaaaaaaaaggcaaaaaaggAACTGGGAAAAGAAATAAGAAGGATATTCAGTCTTTTAAGAAAGATGTAGAAACTGATAATCATAAAATATCTGTGGATGAACTATTGGAGCGTTTAAAAACTGATCGGAACATG ggctTGTCGTACTCGGAAGCCAAATTAAGATTGGAGGTAAATGGACCTAATATACTATCGCCACAACCACCAACGCCTAAATGGATCGTTTTTCTCAAGACAATGTTTGGCGGATTTGCTATACTACTTTGGACAGGATCTTTTCTTTGCTTTACTGGATATCTTATTCAATTACAAACGCAGCATGAACCACCTGATGACAATCTCTATCTCGGCATAGCGCTGGCCGTCTTGGTGGTAGTCACTggattatttacttattttcag GTTCATAAATCCTCATCTATAATGGATTCATTTAAGAACCTCGTTCCACAGTACGCTACTGTTATACGAGAAGGCGAAATAAGCACTGTTACCTCAGATGAAATAGTAAAAGGAGATATTGTGGAAGTAAAATTTGGAGATCGAGTTCCAGCTGACATACGAATATTAGAGGCCCATGGCTTAAAAGTGGATAATTCTTCTCTAACTGGGGAATCAGAGCCTCAAGTCAGATCTGCAGAATTCACACATGAAAACCCACTCGAAACAAGAAATTTGGCATTTTTTTCAACTAATGTGCTTGAAGGTACTTGCCGTGGCGTTGTCATTGCTACGGGAGATAATACAGTCATGGGACGAATTGCCAACTTAGCCGCAGGTCTAGACGACGCACAGTCGCCTATTTCAAGGGAAATACAACTATTTATTCGTTTTATTACAATCTTTGCAGTTATACTTGGACTATCTTTTTTTGGAATTAGCTTAATGCTAGGTTATGGTTTTATTGACGCAGTTGTGTTTCTCATTGGCATTATAGTTGCAAATGTTCCTGAAGGTTTACTTGTAACTGTAACTGTATGTTTAACACTTACTGCCAAACGTATGGcttcaaaaaattgtttggTTAAGAATTTAGAGGCCGTTGAGACTTTAGGGTCGACATCAACAATCTGTTCTGACAAAACAGGAACTTTAACTCAAAATCGAATGACAGTTGCCCATTTGTGGTATGATCGCACTATAACGGAATCTGATACTACCGAGTCCTTCCGGGgatcacattttaaaattgaggaTAAATCGTTTAATGCTCTTGTTATGTGTGCTGCCCTTTGCAACTCTGCCGAGTTCAAGGGTGGACAAGAAGACACAccagtttttaaaaaagatgtGAATGGAAACGCTTCTGAGGCAGCCCTTTTAAAATTTGCCGAGACGATTTTGGAAGGTGTTGGAGCAGTTCGCCAAAAGCATATAAAACTGACCGAAATTCCATTTAATTCAACAGAAAAGTATCAAGTTTCCGTTCACGAATTTAATTCAAGCGATGGATATTTTATAGTTGAAATGAAAGGAGCCCCAGAAAGGATTTTGGATCGTTGTGATATGATAATAATTCAGGGGGAGTCTGTAGAACTCACCCCTACATTAAGAACGGAATTCGAAGAGGCTTATTTGGAGATGGGCGGTATGGGTGAAAGGGTTTTAGGATTCGCAGACCTTAAACTTTCCATGTCTCAATATCCAATTTCTTACGAGTTTAGCACAGAACCTCCAAATTTTCCATTAGAAAATCTTCGTTTTTTAGGATTAATATCCTTAATAGACCCACCTCGTGCGGCAGTTCCAGACGCGGTAGCTAAATGCCGTTCAGCTGGTGTACGTGTAATTATGGTGACTGGTGATCATCCTATTACAGCTAAAGCTATAGCCCGTAGTGTTGGTATTATTACAAAGCCGACTGCTGAGGATATTGCCAAACAACTTGGCGTTCATGTAAATGAGGTTGATCCCCGACAAGCTACTGCTATTGTGGTGCATGGTGGTGAACTTCGTGAGATGAAAGGGGAAGAATTAGATGCTGTTATTTACTATCAcaatgaaattgtttttgcgCGAACTTCACCACAACAAAAGTTAATAATCGTAGAGGCTTGTCAAAGACGTGGTGAAATTGTTGCCGTTACTGGTGATGGTGTTAATGATTCGCCGGCTTTAAAGCGAGCTGATATTGGTGTTGCAATGGGCATTTCTGGATCTGATGTTTCTAAGCAGGCAGCGGACATGATTTTGCTGGATGATAACTTTGCATCAATAGTTGTGGGTATTGAAGAAGGACGGATTATATTCgacaacttaaaaaaatcaatcgCTTATACTTTGACATCCAATCTTCCGGAAATAATGCCGTTCTtatgttttgttatgtttgaTATACCTTTAGCTCTAGGCACAATAGCGATTCTGTGCATCGATATTGGCACTGATATGCTCCCTGCAATATCCCTGGCTTATGAAAAAGCGGAATCAGACATAATGTCTCGTATGCCAAGAGATCCCTTTGAAGACCGattagtaaataaaaa GTTAATTCTAATGGCTTACTTGCAAATTGGGATAATACAAACGGTCGCATgttactttacattttttgcaaTAATGGCTGAGCATGGTTTTCCCCCTTCTAGACTGGTTGGAATTCGAGGAGCATGGGACGCGAAAGAAGTTGAAGATCTTGCAGATGGATACGGGCAAGAATGG ACCTATAGAGAACGTAAAGTTCTTGAGTATACTGCTGGCACCGGCTTTTTTGTGTCTATAGTAGTAACACAAGTTTTTGACCTTTTAATATGTAAAACTCGTCGAAACTCAATACTGCAACAAGGTATGGGCAATCATGTACTAAACTTCGCCTTGGTTCTTGAAATTATCATTGCATGCCTGCTTTGCTATGTACCAGTATTTGAAAAAACATTAAGAATGTATTCCATAAA
- the LOC108031487 gene encoding sodium/potassium-transporting ATPase subunit alpha isoform X1: MSLKKKGKKGTGKRNKKDIQSFKKDVETDNHKISVDELLERLKTDRNMGLSYSEAKLRLEVNGPNILSPQPPTPKWIVFLKTMFGGFAILLWTGSFLCFTGYLIQLQTQHEPPDDNLYLGIALAVLVVVTGLFTYFQVHKSSSIMDSFKNLVPQYATVIREGEISTVTSDEIVKGDIVEVKFGDRVPADIRILEAHGLKVDNSSLTGESEPQVRSAEFTHENPLETRNLAFFSTNVLEGTCRGVVIATGDNTVMGRIANLAAGLDDAQSPISREIQLFIRFITIFAVILGLSFFGISLMLGYGFIDAVVFLIGIIVANVPEGLLVTVTVCLTLTAKRMASKNCLVKNLEAVETLGSTSTICSDKTGTLTQNRMTVAHLWYDRTITESDTTESFRGSHFKIEDKSFNALVMCAALCNSAEFKGGQEDTPVFKKDVNGNASEAALLKFAETILEGVGAVRQKHIKLTEIPFNSTEKYQVSVHEFNSSDGYFIVEMKGAPERILDRCDMIIIQGESVELTPTLRTEFEEAYLEMGGMGERVLGFADLKLSMSQYPISYEFSTEPPNFPLENLRFLGLISLIDPPRAAVPDAVAKCRSAGVRVIMVTGDHPITAKAIARSVGIITKPTAEDIAKQLGVHVNEVDPRQATAIVVHGGELREMKGEELDAVIYYHNEIVFARTSPQQKLIIVEACQRRGEIVAVTGDGVNDSPALKRADIGVAMGISGSDVSKQAADMILLDDNFASIVVGIEEGRIIFDNLKKSIAYTLTSNLPEIMPFLCFVMFDIPLALGTIAILCIDIGTDMLPAISLAYEKAESDIMSRMPRDPFEDRLVNKKLILMAYLQIGIIQTVACYFTFFAIMAEHGFPPSRLVGIRGAWDAKEVEDLADGYGQEWTYRERKVLEYTAGTGFFVSIVVTQVFDLLICKTRRNSILQQGMGNHVLNFALVLEIIIACLLCYVPVFEKTLRMYSIKFIWWIYAFPFGLLIFFFDEGRRFLIRKNPGGWVEQETYY; the protein is encoded by the exons atgtcattaaaaaaaaaaggcaaaaaaggAACTGGGAAAAGAAATAAGAAGGATATTCAGTCTTTTAAGAAAGATGTAGAAACTGATAATCATAAAATATCTGTGGATGAACTATTGGAGCGTTTAAAAACTGATCGGAACATG ggctTGTCGTACTCGGAAGCCAAATTAAGATTGGAGGTAAATGGACCTAATATACTATCGCCACAACCACCAACGCCTAAATGGATCGTTTTTCTCAAGACAATGTTTGGCGGATTTGCTATACTACTTTGGACAGGATCTTTTCTTTGCTTTACTGGATATCTTATTCAATTACAAACGCAGCATGAACCACCTGATGACAATCTCTATCTCGGCATAGCGCTGGCCGTCTTGGTGGTAGTCACTggattatttacttattttcag GTTCATAAATCCTCATCTATAATGGATTCATTTAAGAACCTCGTTCCACAGTACGCTACTGTTATACGAGAAGGCGAAATAAGCACTGTTACCTCAGATGAAATAGTAAAAGGAGATATTGTGGAAGTAAAATTTGGAGATCGAGTTCCAGCTGACATACGAATATTAGAGGCCCATGGCTTAAAAGTGGATAATTCTTCTCTAACTGGGGAATCAGAGCCTCAAGTCAGATCTGCAGAATTCACACATGAAAACCCACTCGAAACAAGAAATTTGGCATTTTTTTCAACTAATGTGCTTGAAGGTACTTGCCGTGGCGTTGTCATTGCTACGGGAGATAATACAGTCATGGGACGAATTGCCAACTTAGCCGCAGGTCTAGACGACGCACAGTCGCCTATTTCAAGGGAAATACAACTATTTATTCGTTTTATTACAATCTTTGCAGTTATACTTGGACTATCTTTTTTTGGAATTAGCTTAATGCTAGGTTATGGTTTTATTGACGCAGTTGTGTTTCTCATTGGCATTATAGTTGCAAATGTTCCTGAAGGTTTACTTGTAACTGTAACTGTATGTTTAACACTTACTGCCAAACGTATGGcttcaaaaaattgtttggTTAAGAATTTAGAGGCCGTTGAGACTTTAGGGTCGACATCAACAATCTGTTCTGACAAAACAGGAACTTTAACTCAAAATCGAATGACAGTTGCCCATTTGTGGTATGATCGCACTATAACGGAATCTGATACTACCGAGTCCTTCCGGGgatcacattttaaaattgaggaTAAATCGTTTAATGCTCTTGTTATGTGTGCTGCCCTTTGCAACTCTGCCGAGTTCAAGGGTGGACAAGAAGACACAccagtttttaaaaaagatgtGAATGGAAACGCTTCTGAGGCAGCCCTTTTAAAATTTGCCGAGACGATTTTGGAAGGTGTTGGAGCAGTTCGCCAAAAGCATATAAAACTGACCGAAATTCCATTTAATTCAACAGAAAAGTATCAAGTTTCCGTTCACGAATTTAATTCAAGCGATGGATATTTTATAGTTGAAATGAAAGGAGCCCCAGAAAGGATTTTGGATCGTTGTGATATGATAATAATTCAGGGGGAGTCTGTAGAACTCACCCCTACATTAAGAACGGAATTCGAAGAGGCTTATTTGGAGATGGGCGGTATGGGTGAAAGGGTTTTAGGATTCGCAGACCTTAAACTTTCCATGTCTCAATATCCAATTTCTTACGAGTTTAGCACAGAACCTCCAAATTTTCCATTAGAAAATCTTCGTTTTTTAGGATTAATATCCTTAATAGACCCACCTCGTGCGGCAGTTCCAGACGCGGTAGCTAAATGCCGTTCAGCTGGTGTACGTGTAATTATGGTGACTGGTGATCATCCTATTACAGCTAAAGCTATAGCCCGTAGTGTTGGTATTATTACAAAGCCGACTGCTGAGGATATTGCCAAACAACTTGGCGTTCATGTAAATGAGGTTGATCCCCGACAAGCTACTGCTATTGTGGTGCATGGTGGTGAACTTCGTGAGATGAAAGGGGAAGAATTAGATGCTGTTATTTACTATCAcaatgaaattgtttttgcgCGAACTTCACCACAACAAAAGTTAATAATCGTAGAGGCTTGTCAAAGACGTGGTGAAATTGTTGCCGTTACTGGTGATGGTGTTAATGATTCGCCGGCTTTAAAGCGAGCTGATATTGGTGTTGCAATGGGCATTTCTGGATCTGATGTTTCTAAGCAGGCAGCGGACATGATTTTGCTGGATGATAACTTTGCATCAATAGTTGTGGGTATTGAAGAAGGACGGATTATATTCgacaacttaaaaaaatcaatcgCTTATACTTTGACATCCAATCTTCCGGAAATAATGCCGTTCTtatgttttgttatgtttgaTATACCTTTAGCTCTAGGCACAATAGCGATTCTGTGCATCGATATTGGCACTGATATGCTCCCTGCAATATCCCTGGCTTATGAAAAAGCGGAATCAGACATAATGTCTCGTATGCCAAGAGATCCCTTTGAAGACCGattagtaaataaaaa GTTAATTCTAATGGCTTACTTGCAAATTGGGATAATACAAACGGTCGCATgttactttacattttttgcaaTAATGGCTGAGCATGGTTTTCCCCCTTCTAGACTGGTTGGAATTCGAGGAGCATGGGACGCGAAAGAAGTTGAAGATCTTGCAGATGGATACGGGCAAGAATGG ACCTATAGAGAACGTAAAGTTCTTGAGTATACTGCTGGCACCGGCTTTTTTGTGTCTATAGTAGTAACACAAGTTTTTGACCTTTTAATATGTAAAACTCGTCGAAACTCAATACTGCAACAAGGTATGGGCAATCATGTACTAAACTTCGCCTTGGTTCTTGAAATTATCATTGCATGCCTGCTTTGCTATGTACCAGTATTTGAAAAAACATTAAGAATGTATTCCATAAA ATTTATTTGGTGGATATACGCATTCCCTTTCggcttattaatttttttttttgatgaagGTCGTCGGTTTCTCATAAGAAAGAATCCAGGTGGTTGGGTGGAGCAAGAaacatattattaa
- the LOC108031487 gene encoding sodium/potassium-transporting ATPase subunit alpha isoform X3 — protein sequence MSLKKKGKKGTGKRNKKDIQSFKKDVETDNHKISVDELLERLKTDRNMGLSYSEAKLRLEVNGPNILSPQPPTPKWIVFLKTMFGGFAILLWTGSFLCFTGYLIQLQTQHEPPDDNLYLGIALAVLVVVTGLFTYFQVHKSSSIMDSFKNLVPQYATVIREGEISTVTSDEIVKGDIVEVKFGDRVPADIRILEAHGLKVDNSSLTGESEPQVRSAEFTHENPLETRNLAFFSTNVLEGTCRGVVIATGDNTVMGRIANLAAGLDDAQSPISREIQLFIRFITIFAVILGLSFFGISLMLGYGFIDAVVFLIGIIVANVPEGLLVTVTVCLTLTAKRMASKNCLVKNLEAVETLGSTSTICSDKTGTLTQNRMTVAHLWYDRTITESDTTESFRGSHFKIEDKSFNALVMCAALCNSAEFKGGQEDTPVFKKDVNGNASEAALLKFAETILEGVGAVRQKHIKLTEIPFNSTEKYQVSVHEFNSSDGYFIVEMKGAPERILDRCDMIIIQGESVELTPTLRTEFEEAYLEMGGMGERVLGFADLKLSMSQYPISYEFSTEPPNFPLENLRFLGLISLIDPPRAAVPDAVAKCRSAGVRVIMVTGDHPITAKAIARSVGIITKPTAEDIAKQLGVHVNEVDPRQATAIVVHGGELREMKGEELDAVIYYHNEIVFARTSPQQKLIIVEACQRRGEIVAVTGDGVNDSPALKRADIGVAMGISGSDVSKQAADMILLDDNFASIVVGIEEGRIIFDNLKKSIAYTLTSNLPEIMPFLCFVMFDIPLALGTIAILCIDIGTDMLPAISLAYEKAESDIMSRMPRDPFEDRLVNKKLILMAYLQIGIIQTVACYFTFFAIMAEHGFPPSRLVGIRGAWDAKEVEDLADGYGQEWYYYFVSRPIENVKFLSILLAPAFLCL from the exons atgtcattaaaaaaaaaaggcaaaaaaggAACTGGGAAAAGAAATAAGAAGGATATTCAGTCTTTTAAGAAAGATGTAGAAACTGATAATCATAAAATATCTGTGGATGAACTATTGGAGCGTTTAAAAACTGATCGGAACATG ggctTGTCGTACTCGGAAGCCAAATTAAGATTGGAGGTAAATGGACCTAATATACTATCGCCACAACCACCAACGCCTAAATGGATCGTTTTTCTCAAGACAATGTTTGGCGGATTTGCTATACTACTTTGGACAGGATCTTTTCTTTGCTTTACTGGATATCTTATTCAATTACAAACGCAGCATGAACCACCTGATGACAATCTCTATCTCGGCATAGCGCTGGCCGTCTTGGTGGTAGTCACTggattatttacttattttcag GTTCATAAATCCTCATCTATAATGGATTCATTTAAGAACCTCGTTCCACAGTACGCTACTGTTATACGAGAAGGCGAAATAAGCACTGTTACCTCAGATGAAATAGTAAAAGGAGATATTGTGGAAGTAAAATTTGGAGATCGAGTTCCAGCTGACATACGAATATTAGAGGCCCATGGCTTAAAAGTGGATAATTCTTCTCTAACTGGGGAATCAGAGCCTCAAGTCAGATCTGCAGAATTCACACATGAAAACCCACTCGAAACAAGAAATTTGGCATTTTTTTCAACTAATGTGCTTGAAGGTACTTGCCGTGGCGTTGTCATTGCTACGGGAGATAATACAGTCATGGGACGAATTGCCAACTTAGCCGCAGGTCTAGACGACGCACAGTCGCCTATTTCAAGGGAAATACAACTATTTATTCGTTTTATTACAATCTTTGCAGTTATACTTGGACTATCTTTTTTTGGAATTAGCTTAATGCTAGGTTATGGTTTTATTGACGCAGTTGTGTTTCTCATTGGCATTATAGTTGCAAATGTTCCTGAAGGTTTACTTGTAACTGTAACTGTATGTTTAACACTTACTGCCAAACGTATGGcttcaaaaaattgtttggTTAAGAATTTAGAGGCCGTTGAGACTTTAGGGTCGACATCAACAATCTGTTCTGACAAAACAGGAACTTTAACTCAAAATCGAATGACAGTTGCCCATTTGTGGTATGATCGCACTATAACGGAATCTGATACTACCGAGTCCTTCCGGGgatcacattttaaaattgaggaTAAATCGTTTAATGCTCTTGTTATGTGTGCTGCCCTTTGCAACTCTGCCGAGTTCAAGGGTGGACAAGAAGACACAccagtttttaaaaaagatgtGAATGGAAACGCTTCTGAGGCAGCCCTTTTAAAATTTGCCGAGACGATTTTGGAAGGTGTTGGAGCAGTTCGCCAAAAGCATATAAAACTGACCGAAATTCCATTTAATTCAACAGAAAAGTATCAAGTTTCCGTTCACGAATTTAATTCAAGCGATGGATATTTTATAGTTGAAATGAAAGGAGCCCCAGAAAGGATTTTGGATCGTTGTGATATGATAATAATTCAGGGGGAGTCTGTAGAACTCACCCCTACATTAAGAACGGAATTCGAAGAGGCTTATTTGGAGATGGGCGGTATGGGTGAAAGGGTTTTAGGATTCGCAGACCTTAAACTTTCCATGTCTCAATATCCAATTTCTTACGAGTTTAGCACAGAACCTCCAAATTTTCCATTAGAAAATCTTCGTTTTTTAGGATTAATATCCTTAATAGACCCACCTCGTGCGGCAGTTCCAGACGCGGTAGCTAAATGCCGTTCAGCTGGTGTACGTGTAATTATGGTGACTGGTGATCATCCTATTACAGCTAAAGCTATAGCCCGTAGTGTTGGTATTATTACAAAGCCGACTGCTGAGGATATTGCCAAACAACTTGGCGTTCATGTAAATGAGGTTGATCCCCGACAAGCTACTGCTATTGTGGTGCATGGTGGTGAACTTCGTGAGATGAAAGGGGAAGAATTAGATGCTGTTATTTACTATCAcaatgaaattgtttttgcgCGAACTTCACCACAACAAAAGTTAATAATCGTAGAGGCTTGTCAAAGACGTGGTGAAATTGTTGCCGTTACTGGTGATGGTGTTAATGATTCGCCGGCTTTAAAGCGAGCTGATATTGGTGTTGCAATGGGCATTTCTGGATCTGATGTTTCTAAGCAGGCAGCGGACATGATTTTGCTGGATGATAACTTTGCATCAATAGTTGTGGGTATTGAAGAAGGACGGATTATATTCgacaacttaaaaaaatcaatcgCTTATACTTTGACATCCAATCTTCCGGAAATAATGCCGTTCTtatgttttgttatgtttgaTATACCTTTAGCTCTAGGCACAATAGCGATTCTGTGCATCGATATTGGCACTGATATGCTCCCTGCAATATCCCTGGCTTATGAAAAAGCGGAATCAGACATAATGTCTCGTATGCCAAGAGATCCCTTTGAAGACCGattagtaaataaaaa GTTAATTCTAATGGCTTACTTGCAAATTGGGATAATACAAACGGTCGCATgttactttacattttttgcaaTAATGGCTGAGCATGGTTTTCCCCCTTCTAGACTGGTTGGAATTCGAGGAGCATGGGACGCGAAAGAAGTTGAAGATCTTGCAGATGGATACGGGCAAGAATGG tattattattttgtttctagACCTATAGAGAACGTAAAGTTCTTGAGTATACTGCTGGCACCGGCTTTTTTGTGTCTATAG